From the Bubalus kerabau isolate K-KA32 ecotype Philippines breed swamp buffalo chromosome 2, PCC_UOA_SB_1v2, whole genome shotgun sequence genome, one window contains:
- the SLC35A5 gene encoding UDP-sugar transporter protein SLC35A5 isoform X2 has protein sequence MCDKKAFLDAGEKLVLTEEGRYLFGLCRLRPAWVVGVGIFNPSPISFPGPVRCLYTRELKNSGMESNCGHPMLSTSSAMYTFLLGAIFITLSSSRILLVKYSANEENKYDYLPTTVNVCSELVKLVFCVLVSFWVLKKDHQNRKLRCGSWKEFFNFMKWSIPAFLYFLDNLIVFYVLSYLQPAMAVIFSNFSIITTALLFRIVLKRHLNGIQWASLLILFLSIVALTSGTETSEHSLAGHGFHHDALFSPSNSCLLFRSECPRKDNCTAKEWTFSEAQWNTTARVFSHIRLGLGHVLIIVQCFISSMANIYNEKILKEENQLTESIFVQNSKLYFFGVLFNGLTLGLQSGNRDQIKNCGIFYGHNAFSVALIFVTALQGLSVAFILKFLDNMFHVLMAQVTTVVITTVSVLVFDFRPSLEFFLEAPSVLLSILIYNASNPQGVEYVPRKERIRDLSGTLWERSSGDGEELERLTKPKSDIESDEDTF, from the exons ATGTGTGACAAGAAGGCGTTCCTAGATGCTGGAGAGAAACTTGTCCTTACCGAGGAGGGGAGATATCTCTTTGGCCTCTGTAGGCTTAGGCCCGCTTGGGTTGTGGGTGTTGGCATTTTCAACCCGTCTCCCATTAGTTTCCCAGGTCCTGTGCGCTGTCTTTATACTAG GGAATTAAAAAACAGTGGAATGGAAAGCAATTGTGGTCATCCCATGTTAAGCACCTCGTCAGCAATGTATACATTCCTGCTGGGGGCCATATTCATTACTTTAAGCTCAAGTCGCATCCTACTGGTAAAATATTCAGCTAATGAAG agAACAAATATGATTATCTTCCAACTACTGTGAATGTGTGCTCAGAACTGGTAAAGCTGGTTTTCTGTGTGCTTGTGTCATTCTGGGTTTTAAAGAAAG atcATCAAAATAGAAAGTTGAGATGTGGTTCCTGGAAGGAATTCTTTAATTTCATGAAGTGGTCCATTCCTGCCTTTCTTTATTTCCTGGATAATTTGATTGTCTTCTATGTCCTTTCCTATCTTCAGCCT gCCATGGCTGTTATCTTCTCAAATTTTAGCATTATAACAACAGCTCTCCTATTCAGGATAGTGCTGAA GAGGCATCTAAACGGgatacagtgggcttccctcCTGATTCTGTTTTTGTCTATTGTGGCCCTCACTTCTGGGACGGAGACCTCAGAGCATAGCCTGGCAGGACATGGATTTCATCATGACGCCCTCTTCAGCCCATCCAATTCCTGTCTTCTCTTCAGAAGTGAGTGTCCCAGGAAAGACAATTGCACAGCAAAGGAGTGGACATTTTCTGAAGCTCAGTGGAACACGACGGCCCGAGTTTTCAGTCACATCCGTCTTGGCTTGGGCCATGTTCTTATTATAGTCcagtgttttatttcttcaatGGCCAATATCTATAATGAAAAGATACTGAAGGAAGAGAACCAACTCACCGAAAGCATTTTCGTACAGAACAGCAAACTCTATTTCTTTGgtgttctttttaatggactGACCCTGGGCCTTCAGAGCGGTAACCGTGATCAGATTAAGAATTGTGGGATTTTTTATGGGCACAATGCATTTTCAGTAGCCCTTATTTTTGTAACTGCATTGCAGGGCCTCTCGGTGGCCTTTATTCTGAAGTTCCTGGATAACATGTTCCATGTCTTGATGGCACAGGTCACCACTGTCGTCATCACAACGGTGTCTGTCTTGGTCTTTGACTTCAGGCCCTCCCTGGAGTTTTTCTTAGAAGCCCCATCAGTTCTTCTCTCAATACTTATTTACAATGCCAGCAATCCTCAAGGTGTGGAATACGTACCTAGGAAAGAAAGGATTCGAGATCTAAGTGGCACTCTTTGGGAGCGTTCCAGTGGG GATGGAGAAGAACTGGAAAGACTTACCAAACCCAAGAGTGATATTGAATCAGATGAAGATACTTTCTAA
- the SLC35A5 gene encoding UDP-sugar transporter protein SLC35A5 isoform X1, with protein MCDKKAFLDAGEKLVLTEEGRYLFGLCRLRPAWVVGVGIFNPSPISFPGPVRCLYTRELKNSGMESNCGHPMLSTSSAMYTFLLGAIFITLSSSRILLVKYSANEENKYDYLPTTVNVCSELVKLVFCVLVSFWVLKKEDHQNRKLRCGSWKEFFNFMKWSIPAFLYFLDNLIVFYVLSYLQPAMAVIFSNFSIITTALLFRIVLKRHLNGIQWASLLILFLSIVALTSGTETSEHSLAGHGFHHDALFSPSNSCLLFRSECPRKDNCTAKEWTFSEAQWNTTARVFSHIRLGLGHVLIIVQCFISSMANIYNEKILKEENQLTESIFVQNSKLYFFGVLFNGLTLGLQSGNRDQIKNCGIFYGHNAFSVALIFVTALQGLSVAFILKFLDNMFHVLMAQVTTVVITTVSVLVFDFRPSLEFFLEAPSVLLSILIYNASNPQGVEYVPRKERIRDLSGTLWERSSGDGEELERLTKPKSDIESDEDTF; from the exons ATGTGTGACAAGAAGGCGTTCCTAGATGCTGGAGAGAAACTTGTCCTTACCGAGGAGGGGAGATATCTCTTTGGCCTCTGTAGGCTTAGGCCCGCTTGGGTTGTGGGTGTTGGCATTTTCAACCCGTCTCCCATTAGTTTCCCAGGTCCTGTGCGCTGTCTTTATACTAG GGAATTAAAAAACAGTGGAATGGAAAGCAATTGTGGTCATCCCATGTTAAGCACCTCGTCAGCAATGTATACATTCCTGCTGGGGGCCATATTCATTACTTTAAGCTCAAGTCGCATCCTACTGGTAAAATATTCAGCTAATGAAG agAACAAATATGATTATCTTCCAACTACTGTGAATGTGTGCTCAGAACTGGTAAAGCTGGTTTTCTGTGTGCTTGTGTCATTCTGGGTTTTAAAGAAAG aagatcATCAAAATAGAAAGTTGAGATGTGGTTCCTGGAAGGAATTCTTTAATTTCATGAAGTGGTCCATTCCTGCCTTTCTTTATTTCCTGGATAATTTGATTGTCTTCTATGTCCTTTCCTATCTTCAGCCT gCCATGGCTGTTATCTTCTCAAATTTTAGCATTATAACAACAGCTCTCCTATTCAGGATAGTGCTGAA GAGGCATCTAAACGGgatacagtgggcttccctcCTGATTCTGTTTTTGTCTATTGTGGCCCTCACTTCTGGGACGGAGACCTCAGAGCATAGCCTGGCAGGACATGGATTTCATCATGACGCCCTCTTCAGCCCATCCAATTCCTGTCTTCTCTTCAGAAGTGAGTGTCCCAGGAAAGACAATTGCACAGCAAAGGAGTGGACATTTTCTGAAGCTCAGTGGAACACGACGGCCCGAGTTTTCAGTCACATCCGTCTTGGCTTGGGCCATGTTCTTATTATAGTCcagtgttttatttcttcaatGGCCAATATCTATAATGAAAAGATACTGAAGGAAGAGAACCAACTCACCGAAAGCATTTTCGTACAGAACAGCAAACTCTATTTCTTTGgtgttctttttaatggactGACCCTGGGCCTTCAGAGCGGTAACCGTGATCAGATTAAGAATTGTGGGATTTTTTATGGGCACAATGCATTTTCAGTAGCCCTTATTTTTGTAACTGCATTGCAGGGCCTCTCGGTGGCCTTTATTCTGAAGTTCCTGGATAACATGTTCCATGTCTTGATGGCACAGGTCACCACTGTCGTCATCACAACGGTGTCTGTCTTGGTCTTTGACTTCAGGCCCTCCCTGGAGTTTTTCTTAGAAGCCCCATCAGTTCTTCTCTCAATACTTATTTACAATGCCAGCAATCCTCAAGGTGTGGAATACGTACCTAGGAAAGAAAGGATTCGAGATCTAAGTGGCACTCTTTGGGAGCGTTCCAGTGGG GATGGAGAAGAACTGGAAAGACTTACCAAACCCAAGAGTGATATTGAATCAGATGAAGATACTTTCTAA
- the SLC35A5 gene encoding UDP-sugar transporter protein SLC35A5 isoform X3: MESNCGHPMLSTSSAMYTFLLGAIFITLSSSRILLVKYSANEENKYDYLPTTVNVCSELVKLVFCVLVSFWVLKKEDHQNRKLRCGSWKEFFNFMKWSIPAFLYFLDNLIVFYVLSYLQPAMAVIFSNFSIITTALLFRIVLKRHLNGIQWASLLILFLSIVALTSGTETSEHSLAGHGFHHDALFSPSNSCLLFRSECPRKDNCTAKEWTFSEAQWNTTARVFSHIRLGLGHVLIIVQCFISSMANIYNEKILKEENQLTESIFVQNSKLYFFGVLFNGLTLGLQSGNRDQIKNCGIFYGHNAFSVALIFVTALQGLSVAFILKFLDNMFHVLMAQVTTVVITTVSVLVFDFRPSLEFFLEAPSVLLSILIYNASNPQGVEYVPRKERIRDLSGTLWERSSGDGEELERLTKPKSDIESDEDTF; this comes from the exons ATGGAAAGCAATTGTGGTCATCCCATGTTAAGCACCTCGTCAGCAATGTATACATTCCTGCTGGGGGCCATATTCATTACTTTAAGCTCAAGTCGCATCCTACTGGTAAAATATTCAGCTAATGAAG agAACAAATATGATTATCTTCCAACTACTGTGAATGTGTGCTCAGAACTGGTAAAGCTGGTTTTCTGTGTGCTTGTGTCATTCTGGGTTTTAAAGAAAG aagatcATCAAAATAGAAAGTTGAGATGTGGTTCCTGGAAGGAATTCTTTAATTTCATGAAGTGGTCCATTCCTGCCTTTCTTTATTTCCTGGATAATTTGATTGTCTTCTATGTCCTTTCCTATCTTCAGCCT gCCATGGCTGTTATCTTCTCAAATTTTAGCATTATAACAACAGCTCTCCTATTCAGGATAGTGCTGAA GAGGCATCTAAACGGgatacagtgggcttccctcCTGATTCTGTTTTTGTCTATTGTGGCCCTCACTTCTGGGACGGAGACCTCAGAGCATAGCCTGGCAGGACATGGATTTCATCATGACGCCCTCTTCAGCCCATCCAATTCCTGTCTTCTCTTCAGAAGTGAGTGTCCCAGGAAAGACAATTGCACAGCAAAGGAGTGGACATTTTCTGAAGCTCAGTGGAACACGACGGCCCGAGTTTTCAGTCACATCCGTCTTGGCTTGGGCCATGTTCTTATTATAGTCcagtgttttatttcttcaatGGCCAATATCTATAATGAAAAGATACTGAAGGAAGAGAACCAACTCACCGAAAGCATTTTCGTACAGAACAGCAAACTCTATTTCTTTGgtgttctttttaatggactGACCCTGGGCCTTCAGAGCGGTAACCGTGATCAGATTAAGAATTGTGGGATTTTTTATGGGCACAATGCATTTTCAGTAGCCCTTATTTTTGTAACTGCATTGCAGGGCCTCTCGGTGGCCTTTATTCTGAAGTTCCTGGATAACATGTTCCATGTCTTGATGGCACAGGTCACCACTGTCGTCATCACAACGGTGTCTGTCTTGGTCTTTGACTTCAGGCCCTCCCTGGAGTTTTTCTTAGAAGCCCCATCAGTTCTTCTCTCAATACTTATTTACAATGCCAGCAATCCTCAAGGTGTGGAATACGTACCTAGGAAAGAAAGGATTCGAGATCTAAGTGGCACTCTTTGGGAGCGTTCCAGTGGG GATGGAGAAGAACTGGAAAGACTTACCAAACCCAAGAGTGATATTGAATCAGATGAAGATACTTTCTAA